The Salvelinus sp. IW2-2015 linkage group LG6.2, ASM291031v2, whole genome shotgun sequence genome window below encodes:
- the LOC111965784 gene encoding polycomb group RING finger protein 3 produces MAALGNPETLTRKIKLWDINAHITCRLCEGYLIDATTVTECLHTFCRSCLVKYLEENNTCPTCRIVIHQSHPLQYIGHDRTMQDIVYKLVPGLQEAEIKKQRDFYQKLGMEVPGDIKGELCSMKHLDPQRNGEVKTEDTDKKETAEEKPEEDNDYHRSDEQVSICLECNSSKLRDLKRKWIRCSAQATVLHLKKFIAKKLNLTSFNELDILCNEEILGKDHTLKFVVVTRWRFKKSPLLLHYRPKMDLL; encoded by the exons ATGGCGGCATTAGGG AACCCTGAGACACTAACCAGGAAGATCAAGTTGTGGGACATCAACGCCCACATCACTTGTCGCCTGTGTGAGGGGTACCTGATAGATGCCACTACTGTCACGGAGTGCTTACACACCT TCTGCAGAAGCTGTCTAGTGAAGTACCTTGAGGAGAACAACACCTGTCCCACGTGCAGGATTGTCATTCACCAGAGCCATCCACTGCAGTACATCGG CCATGACCGAACAATGCAAGACATTGTCTACAAGTTGGTGCCGGGGTTACAAGAGG CGGAGATAAAAAAACAAAGAGACTTCTATCAGAAGCTGGGAATGGAAGTGCCCGGGGACATCAAAGGAGAGCTGTGCAGCATGAAACATCTAGATCCTCAACGCAATG GCGAGGTGAAAACAGAGGACACAGACAAAAAGGAAACGGCGGAGGAGAAACCGGAGGAGGATAACGATTATCACCGCAGCGACGAGCAG GTCAGCATCTGTTTGGAGTGCAACAGCAGCAAGCTCCGCGACCTGAAGCGCAAGTGGATCCGCTGCTCGGCGCAAGCCACAGTCCTTCACCTCAAGAAATTCATCGCCAAAAAGCTTAACCTGACATCGTTTAATGAG CTGGACATTTTATGCAATGAGGAAATCTTGGGGAAGGACCACACTTTGAAATTTGTTGTCGTGACGAGATGGAGATTTAAG AAATCCCCCCTCCTGCTGCATTACAGGCCCAAAATGGATTTGCTGTAG